In the Mesorhizobium sp. genome, one interval contains:
- the rpsC gene encoding 30S ribosomal protein S3: MGQKVNPIGLRLGINRTWDSRWYANTGEYGKLLHEDIKIRKYLEKELKQAAVSKIVIERPHKKCRVTIHAARPGLIIGKKGADIEKLRKKLMEMTKSDTSLNIVEVRKPEIDAKLVAQSISQQLERRIAFRRAMKRAVQSAMRLGAEGIRINCSGRLGGAEIARMEWYREGRVPLHTLRADVDYGTSEAQTAYGICGVKVWIFKGEILEHDPMASERRAIETEAPTSGGGRRRENA, encoded by the coding sequence ATGGGCCAGAAAGTCAATCCGATCGGACTGCGCCTCGGCATCAACCGGACCTGGGATTCGCGCTGGTATGCGAACACCGGCGAATACGGCAAGCTGCTGCACGAGGACATCAAGATCCGCAAGTATCTCGAGAAGGAGCTGAAGCAGGCCGCCGTCTCGAAGATCGTCATCGAGCGTCCGCACAAGAAGTGCCGCGTCACGATCCACGCCGCCCGCCCCGGTCTCATCATCGGCAAGAAGGGCGCGGACATCGAGAAGCTGCGCAAGAAGCTGATGGAGATGACGAAGTCGGACACGAGCCTGAACATCGTCGAGGTGCGCAAGCCCGAAATCGACGCCAAGCTCGTCGCCCAGTCGATCTCGCAGCAGCTCGAGCGCCGTATCGCGTTCCGGCGCGCCATGAAGCGCGCCGTGCAGTCGGCGATGCGCCTCGGCGCCGAGGGAATCCGCATCAACTGCTCCGGCCGTCTCGGCGGCGCCGAGATCGCGCGCATGGAGTGGTATCGGGAAGGCCGGGTGCCGCTGCACACGCTGCGTGCCGATGTCGACTATGGCACGTCCGAGGCCCAGACCGCCTATGGCATCTGCGGCGTCAAGGTGTGGATCTTCAAGGGCGAGATTCTCGAGCACGATCCGATGGCTTCCGAGCGTCGGGCGATCGAGACCGAAGCCCCGACCAGCGGCGGCGGTCGCCGTCGTGAGAACGCGTAA
- the rplV gene encoding 50S ribosomal protein L22, with protein sequence MGKAKAPRGLADNEARAVLRTIRVSPQKLNLVAALIRGKKVATALNDLEFSRKRIAGTVKKTLESAIANAENNHDLDVDALVVAEAYVGKSIVMKRFHARGRGRASRIEKPFSHLTIVVREVEEKVEAA encoded by the coding sequence ATGGGCAAGGCCAAGGCTCCGCGCGGACTTGCGGACAATGAGGCGCGCGCCGTGCTGCGCACCATCCGGGTCAGCCCCCAGAAGCTGAACCTGGTGGCGGCGCTTATCCGCGGCAAGAAGGTCGCGACCGCGCTGAACGATCTCGAGTTCTCGCGCAAGCGCATCGCAGGCACCGTCAAGAAGACGCTCGAGAGCGCGATCGCGAATGCCGAGAACAACCACGACCTCGACGTGGACGCGCTCGTCGTGGCCGAGGCCTATGTCGGCAAGTCGATCGTCATGAAGCGCTTCCATGCCCGCGGCCGCGGCCGCGCCTCGCGCATCGAGAAGCCATTCTCGCATCTGACCATTGTCGTGCGCGAAGTTGAAGAGAAAGTGGAGGCCGCCTGA
- the rpmC gene encoding 50S ribosomal protein L29 — protein MKAADARAMSPDQLNDELAKLKKEQFNLRFQKATGQMEKTARVKQVRRDIARIKTIAAQKAAGNKA, from the coding sequence ATGAAAGCCGCCGACGCGAGGGCCATGAGCCCCGATCAGTTGAATGACGAACTGGCCAAGCTGAAGAAGGAGCAGTTCAACCTGCGCTTCCAGAAGGCGACCGGCCAGATGGAAAAGACCGCCCGTGTCAAGCAGGTGCGCCGCGACATCGCCCGCATCAAGACGATCGCCGCCCAGAAGGCAGCGGGCAACAAGGCTTAA
- the rpmD gene encoding 50S ribosomal protein L30 encodes MAKKQSKTITVEQIGSPIRRPKEQRATLIGLGLNKMHRRRTLEDTPSVRGMIASVGHLVRVVDEA; translated from the coding sequence ATGGCCAAGAAACAGTCCAAGACCATCACGGTCGAGCAGATCGGCAGCCCGATCCGCCGGCCGAAGGAGCAGCGCGCGACGCTGATCGGCCTCGGCCTCAACAAGATGCATCGCCGCAGAACGCTCGAGGACACCCCGTCGGTACGCGGCATGATCGCCTCCGTCGGCCACCTCGTCCGCGTCGTCGACGAGGCGTGA
- the rpsK gene encoding 30S ribosomal protein S11, with protein sequence MAKEAARVRRRERKNISTGVAHVNSTFNNTMITITDQQGNAIAWSSAGAQGFKGSRKSTPFAAQMAAEDCAKKAQEHGMRMLEVEVCGPGSGRESALRALQAAGFTITSIRDVTPIPHNGCRPRKKRRV encoded by the coding sequence ATGGCCAAGGAAGCCGCACGCGTCCGTCGTCGCGAACGCAAGAACATCTCGACGGGCGTCGCCCACGTCAATTCGACGTTCAACAATACGATGATCACCATCACCGACCAGCAGGGCAACGCGATTGCCTGGTCGTCGGCGGGTGCTCAGGGCTTCAAGGGTTCGCGCAAATCGACCCCGTTCGCCGCCCAGATGGCTGCCGAAGACTGCGCCAAGAAGGCCCAGGAGCACGGCATGCGCATGCTTGAGGTCGAGGTTTGCGGTCCGGGGTCGGGTCGTGAATCGGCGCTTCGCGCGCTGCAGGCGGCGGGCTTCACCATCACGTCGATCCGCGACGTGACGCCGATCCCGCACAATGGCTGCCGGCCGCGCAAGAAGCGTCGCGTCTGA
- a CDS encoding adenylate kinase has translation MRLILLGPPGAGKGTQAQRLVERFGIPQLSTGDMLRAAVKAGSDVGKRAKAVMDAGELVSDEIVNAIVAERIDQADCAKGFILDGYPRTLAQADAVGAMLSERGLKLDAVIELTVDDNELVARIAKRAEQARAAGQAVRKDDDPAVVPERLREYYKKTAPLVGYYYAKGMLTQLDGMASIDKVTGEIEGLLSKI, from the coding sequence ATGAGGCTGATACTGCTGGGCCCGCCGGGGGCGGGCAAGGGGACGCAGGCGCAGCGACTGGTCGAGAGGTTTGGCATCCCTCAGCTGTCCACGGGCGACATGCTTCGTGCAGCGGTGAAGGCCGGATCCGACGTCGGCAAACGTGCCAAGGCGGTCATGGATGCGGGCGAACTGGTCTCCGACGAGATCGTCAATGCGATCGTGGCGGAGCGGATCGATCAGGCCGATTGCGCCAAAGGCTTCATTCTCGACGGCTATCCCCGCACGCTGGCGCAGGCCGACGCGGTCGGCGCTATGCTTTCCGAACGCGGCCTGAAGCTCGACGCGGTGATCGAACTTACGGTCGACGACAATGAACTGGTCGCCCGCATAGCCAAGCGCGCCGAACAGGCGAGGGCGGCCGGCCAGGCCGTGCGCAAGGACGACGATCCGGCGGTCGTGCCGGAACGACTGAGGGAATATTACAAGAAGACGGCCCCGCTGGTCGGCTACTACTACGCCAAAGGGATGCTTACCCAGCTCGACGGCATGGCTTCGATCGACAAAGTCACCGGCGAAATAGAAGGTCTTCTGTCGAAGATATAG
- the rplP gene encoding 50S ribosomal protein L16, translated as MLQPKRTKFRKQFKGRIHGVAKGGTNLDFGGFGLKALEPNRVTAREIEAARRAITRAMKRQGRVWIRVFPDVPVTSKPTEVRMGKGKGAVDYWACRVKPGRVMFELDGVNEETAREALRLGAAKLSVKTRFIQRIAE; from the coding sequence ATGCTGCAGCCCAAGCGCACAAAGTTCCGCAAGCAGTTCAAGGGCCGTATCCACGGCGTCGCGAAGGGCGGTACGAACCTGGATTTCGGCGGCTTCGGCCTGAAGGCGCTGGAGCCTAACCGCGTCACCGCACGTGAGATCGAGGCGGCCCGCCGCGCGATCACCCGCGCGATGAAGCGCCAGGGCCGCGTCTGGATCCGTGTCTTCCCGGATGTTCCGGTGACCTCCAAGCCTACCGAAGTCCGCATGGGCAAGGGCAAGGGCGCGGTCGATTACTGGGCATGCCGCGTCAAGCCGGGCCGCGTGATGTTCGAGCTCGACGGCGTCAACGAGGAGACGGCGCGCGAAGCGCTCCGCCTCGGCGCCGCCAAGCTGTCGGTCAAGACGCGCTTCATCCAGCGCATCGCAGAATAG
- the rpsQ gene encoding 30S ribosomal protein S17, which yields MPKRILQGTVVSDKNDKTVVVRVERRFTHPVMKKTVRLSKKYKAHDENNACKVGDQVFIQESRPISKDKTWVVVTEAAAK from the coding sequence ATGCCGAAGCGCATCCTGCAGGGTACGGTCGTCAGCGACAAGAACGACAAGACGGTGGTCGTCCGCGTCGAGCGTCGCTTCACGCATCCTGTGATGAAGAAGACCGTTCGCCTGTCGAAGAAGTACAAGGCGCACGACGAGAACAATGCATGCAAGGTCGGCGACCAGGTGTTCATCCAGGAGTCGCGTCCGATTTCGAAGGACAAGACCTGGGTCGTCGTCACCGAAGCCGCGGCCAAGTAG
- the rplR gene encoding 50S ribosomal protein L18, with protein sequence MASKDSIQKRAQRIRRQIRKVAGDRPRLSVHRSSKHIYVQVIDDANGRTLAAASTLDKDLKASLKTGADVAAAAAVGKLVAERAKKAGVTAVVFDRGAYIYHGRVKALAEAAREGGLDF encoded by the coding sequence ATGGCCTCCAAGGACTCTATCCAGAAGCGCGCCCAGCGTATCCGCCGCCAGATCCGCAAGGTCGCCGGCGACCGTCCGCGTCTGTCCGTGCATCGTTCGTCGAAACACATCTATGTCCAGGTGATCGACGACGCGAACGGCCGCACGCTGGCCGCGGCGTCGACCCTCGACAAGGATCTCAAGGCGTCGTTGAAGACAGGTGCCGACGTGGCGGCCGCCGCTGCCGTGGGCAAGCTGGTCGCGGAACGCGCCAAGAAGGCAGGCGTGACCGCTGTCGTCTTCGACCGCGGTGCCTACATCTATCACGGCCGCGTCAAGGCGCTGGCCGAGGCCGCCCGCGAGGGCGGACTGGACTTCTAA
- the rpsM gene encoding 30S ribosomal protein S13, with protein sequence MARIAGVNIPTNKRVVIALQYIHGIGPKFAAEIVAKVGIPAERRVNQLTDSEVLQIREAIDRDYKVEGDLRREVSMNIKRLMDLGCYRGLRHRRSLPVRGQRTHTNARTRKGPAKPIAGKKK encoded by the coding sequence ATGGCCCGTATAGCCGGCGTCAACATTCCGACCAACAAGCGCGTCGTCATCGCGCTGCAGTACATTCACGGCATCGGTCCGAAGTTTGCGGCCGAGATCGTGGCGAAGGTCGGCATCCCGGCGGAGCGCCGCGTCAACCAGCTCACCGATTCGGAAGTGTTGCAGATCCGCGAAGCCATCGACCGCGATTACAAGGTCGAGGGCGATCTGCGCCGCGAAGTGTCGATGAACATCAAGCGTTTGATGGACCTCGGCTGCTATCGCGGCCTGCGTCATCGCCGCTCCCTGCCGGTCCGCGGCCAGCGCACGCACACCAATGCCCGCACCCGCAAGGGTCCGGCGAAGCCCATCGCGGGCAAGAAGAAGTAA
- the rplN gene encoding 50S ribosomal protein L14, with the protein MIQMQTNLDVADNSGARRVMCIKVLGGSKRKYASVGDIIVVSIKEAIPRGRVKKGDVMKAVVVRTAKDIRRPDGSVIRFDKNAAVLVDNKKEPIGTRIFGPVPRELRAKNHMKIISLAPEVL; encoded by the coding sequence ATGATTCAGATGCAAACTAACCTGGACGTCGCCGACAATTCCGGCGCGCGCCGAGTCATGTGCATCAAGGTGCTGGGCGGCTCGAAGCGGAAATATGCGTCGGTCGGCGATATCATCGTCGTCTCGATCAAGGAGGCCATTCCGCGCGGCCGCGTCAAGAAGGGCGACGTCATGAAGGCGGTCGTGGTCCGCACGGCCAAGGACATCCGCCGTCCCGACGGTTCGGTGATCCGCTTCGACAAGAACGCGGCCGTGCTCGTCGACAACAAGAAAGAGCCGATCGGCACGCGTATCTTCGGGCCGGTTCCGCGCGAGCTTCGCGCGAAGAACCACATGAAGATCATCTCGCTCGCGCCTGAAGTGCTGTAA
- the rplO gene encoding 50S ribosomal protein L15, translating to MKLNELRDNEGATHSRKRVGRGIGSGKGKTGGRGVKGQKARSGVAINGFEGGQMPLYRRLPKRGFNNISAKSFATVSLARIQAAIDAKKLDAKETVDAAALVKAGVIRRAKDGVRILSDGEIKAKVSFDVAGVSKPALEKIEQAGGSVKLPEAKSE from the coding sequence ATGAAACTCAACGAATTGCGCGACAACGAAGGCGCCACCCATTCGCGAAAGCGCGTGGGGCGCGGCATCGGCTCAGGCAAGGGTAAGACCGGCGGGCGCGGCGTAAAGGGCCAGAAGGCACGCTCCGGTGTTGCCATCAACGGCTTCGAGGGTGGCCAGATGCCGCTCTACCGCCGTCTGCCCAAGCGCGGCTTCAACAACATCTCGGCGAAGTCCTTCGCGACCGTCTCGCTCGCCCGCATCCAGGCGGCGATCGACGCCAAGAAGCTCGACGCGAAGGAGACCGTTGACGCGGCGGCGCTCGTCAAGGCCGGCGTTATCCGCCGCGCCAAGGACGGCGTGCGCATCCTCAGCGACGGCGAGATCAAGGCCAAGGTTTCGTTCGATGTTGCCGGAGTGTCGAAGCCGGCGCTCGAGAAGATCGAACAGGCTGGCGGCTCGGTGAAGTTGCCGGAAGCCAAGTCCGAGTGA
- the rplB gene encoding 50S ribosomal protein L2, whose translation MALKSYKPTTPSQRQLVIVDRSGLYKGKPVKGLTEGLKSSGGRNNLGRITARFQGGGHKRTYRMVDFKRRKLDVAATVERLEYDPNRTAFIALVKYEDGELSYILAPQRLAVGDKVIASASADVKPGNAMPLSAMPVGTIIHNVELKPGKGGQIARSAGAYAQLVGRDQGMAILRLNSGEQRLVSGSCFATVGAVSNPDHGNVNLGKAGRSRWLGRKPHNRGVTMNPVDHPHGGGEGRTSGGRHPVTPWGKPTKGKKTRSNKSTDKFIMRSRHARKS comes from the coding sequence ATGGCACTGAAGAGTTACAAGCCGACGACGCCGAGCCAGCGCCAGCTGGTCATCGTCGATCGCTCCGGCCTCTACAAGGGCAAGCCCGTGAAGGGCCTCACCGAAGGCCTCAAGTCCTCCGGCGGGCGCAACAATCTCGGGCGCATCACCGCCCGCTTCCAGGGCGGCGGTCACAAGCGCACCTATCGCATGGTCGACTTCAAGCGGCGCAAGCTCGATGTCGCGGCGACCGTCGAGCGCCTCGAATACGATCCGAACCGCACTGCGTTCATCGCCCTGGTGAAGTATGAGGACGGCGAGCTGAGCTACATCCTGGCGCCGCAGCGCCTGGCGGTCGGCGACAAGGTGATCGCCTCGGCCAGCGCCGACGTGAAGCCGGGCAATGCGATGCCGCTGTCGGCCATGCCGGTCGGCACGATCATCCACAATGTCGAGCTCAAGCCGGGCAAGGGCGGCCAGATCGCCCGTTCGGCGGGCGCCTACGCCCAGCTCGTCGGGCGAGACCAGGGCATGGCGATCCTGCGGCTCAACTCGGGCGAGCAGCGCCTTGTGTCCGGTTCGTGCTTCGCCACCGTCGGTGCGGTGTCGAACCCCGACCACGGCAACGTCAATCTCGGCAAGGCCGGCCGTTCGCGCTGGCTCGGCCGCAAGCCGCACAACCGCGGCGTCACCATGAACCCGGTCGACCATCCGCACGGCGGTGGTGAAGGCCGCACCTCCGGCGGACGCCACCCGGTCACCCCGTGGGGCAAGCCGACGAAGGGCAAGAAGACCCGGTCCAACAAGTCGACCGACAAGTTCATCATGCGCTCGCGCCATGCGCGCAAGAGCTAA
- the rpsN gene encoding 30S ribosomal protein S14: protein MAKTSSVEKNNRRRKMVANAAAKRKALKAIIMDQSLPLEERFRAQLKLSAMPRNTARTRIRNRCEVTGRPRAFYRKLNMSRIALRELGSLGMIPGLVKSSW, encoded by the coding sequence ATGGCCAAGACCAGTTCAGTCGAGAAGAACAACCGGCGCCGCAAGATGGTTGCCAACGCCGCTGCCAAGCGCAAGGCGCTGAAGGCGATCATCATGGATCAGTCGCTGCCGCTCGAGGAGCGCTTCCGCGCCCAGCTCAAGCTCTCGGCGATGCCGCGCAATACCGCCCGCACCCGCATCCGCAACCGTTGCGAGGTGACGGGGCGTCCGCGCGCGTTCTATCGCAAGCTCAACATGTCGCGTATCGCGCTGCGCGAGCTCGGTTCGCTCGGGATGATCCCGGGCCTCGTGAAGTCCAGCTGGTAG
- the secY gene encoding preprotein translocase subunit SecY — MASAAEQLASNLNFAAFAKAEDLKKRIWFTLGALLVYRLGTYIPIPGINPEAFAQAFEGQSRGVLGIFNMFAGGAVERMAIFALGIMPYISASIIMQLMTSVVPTLEQLKKEGEQGRKVINQYTRYGTVLLATVQAYGIAVGLESGAGIVSDPGWFFKLSAVITLVGGTMFLMWLGEQITARGIGNGISLIIFAGIVAGLPSALSGTLELGRTGALSTGIILAIIVLAVVVIALIVFFERAQRRLLIQYPKRQVGNRMFQGDTSHLPLKLNTAGVIPPIFASSLLLLPATVAGFSNTSNLPAWANSILATLGHGQPLYMLLYAAMIVFFAFFYTAIVFNPKDTADQLKKHSGFIPGYRPGERTAEYIDYVLTRITLVGAIYLVVICLLPEFLISATGVPFYLGGTSLLIVVSVTLDTVAQIQGHLIAHQYEGLIKKSKLRGGKR; from the coding sequence ATGGCATCAGCAGCCGAACAACTTGCTTCGAACCTCAATTTCGCGGCCTTCGCCAAGGCGGAGGACCTGAAGAAACGTATCTGGTTCACGCTGGGCGCGCTGCTGGTCTACCGCCTCGGCACCTATATTCCGATTCCGGGCATCAATCCCGAAGCCTTCGCCCAGGCGTTCGAGGGTCAGTCGCGCGGCGTGCTCGGCATCTTCAACATGTTCGCAGGCGGCGCGGTCGAGCGCATGGCGATCTTCGCGCTCGGCATCATGCCTTACATCTCGGCTTCCATCATCATGCAACTGATGACGTCGGTCGTTCCGACGCTCGAGCAGCTGAAGAAGGAGGGAGAGCAGGGCCGCAAGGTCATTAATCAATACACGCGCTACGGCACGGTCCTGCTCGCGACAGTTCAGGCCTACGGCATCGCCGTGGGTCTCGAAAGCGGCGCGGGGATCGTCAGCGACCCCGGTTGGTTCTTCAAGCTCTCCGCGGTCATCACGCTCGTCGGCGGCACGATGTTCCTGATGTGGCTCGGCGAGCAGATCACGGCGCGCGGCATCGGCAACGGCATTTCGCTGATCATCTTCGCCGGCATCGTCGCCGGTCTGCCTTCGGCGCTCTCCGGCACTCTGGAACTCGGCCGCACGGGTGCGCTGTCGACCGGCATTATCCTGGCCATCATCGTCCTGGCCGTCGTCGTCATCGCGCTGATCGTGTTCTTCGAACGTGCGCAGCGCAGGCTGCTGATCCAATATCCGAAGCGCCAGGTGGGCAACCGGATGTTCCAGGGCGACACGTCGCATCTGCCGCTCAAGCTCAACACCGCCGGCGTCATCCCGCCGATCTTCGCCTCATCGCTGCTGCTCCTGCCGGCGACGGTCGCCGGGTTCTCCAACACGTCGAACCTGCCGGCTTGGGCGAACTCGATCCTGGCGACGCTCGGCCACGGACAGCCGCTCTACATGCTGCTCTACGCGGCCATGATTGTGTTCTTCGCCTTCTTCTATACGGCGATCGTGTTCAATCCGAAGGACACGGCCGACCAGCTGAAGAAACACTCCGGCTTCATCCCCGGCTATCGCCCGGGCGAGCGCACCGCCGAATACATCGACTATGTGCTGACGCGCATTACGCTCGTGGGGGCTATCTATCTCGTCGTCATCTGTCTATTGCCCGAGTTTCTGATTTCGGCGACGGGCGTTCCGTTCTATCTCGGAGGCACTTCGCTGCTGATCGTTGTGAGCGTTACGCTCGACACTGTGGCGCAGATCCAGGGACACCTGATCGCGCACCAGTACGAGGGGCTGATCAAGAAGTCGAAACTCCGGGGGGGCAAGAGATAG
- the rplE gene encoding 50S ribosomal protein L5 yields MAKTAYQARLRKVYDEKIRKELQAQFNYENEMQIPRLDKIVLNMGVGEATADSKKPSVAAEDLALIAGQKAVVTRARNSIAGFKVRENMPIGAKVTLRKERMYEFLDRLINIALPRVRDFRGLNPKSFDGRGNYAMGIKEHIVFPEINYDKVDQVWGMDIIVCTTAKTDDEARALLKAFNFPFRQ; encoded by the coding sequence ATGGCTAAGACCGCTTATCAGGCGCGCCTGCGCAAGGTGTACGACGAGAAGATCCGCAAGGAGCTTCAGGCTCAGTTCAACTACGAGAACGAGATGCAGATTCCGCGTCTCGACAAGATCGTGCTGAACATGGGCGTCGGCGAGGCCACGGCCGATTCGAAGAAGCCGTCGGTCGCCGCCGAGGATCTCGCGCTGATTGCCGGCCAGAAGGCGGTGGTGACGCGTGCGCGCAACTCCATCGCCGGCTTCAAGGTTCGCGAGAACATGCCGATCGGCGCCAAGGTGACGCTGCGCAAGGAGCGCATGTACGAGTTTCTCGACCGCCTCATCAACATCGCGCTGCCGCGCGTTCGCGACTTCCGCGGGCTCAACCCGAAGAGCTTCGACGGGCGCGGCAATTATGCGATGGGCATCAAGGAGCACATCGTTTTCCCCGAGATCAACTACGACAAGGTCGATCAGGTCTGGGGCATGGACATCATCGTCTGCACGACCGCCAAGACGGACGACGAGGCGAGGGCCCTTCTCAAGGCCTTCAACTTCCCGTTCCGGCAGTAA
- the rpsH gene encoding 30S ribosomal protein S8: MSLSDPLGDMLTRIRNAYGRRKSKVSTPASTLRARVLEVMKSEGYIRDFSQTDFDNGKSEIEIELKYAEGQPVIREIARVSKPGRRVYVSVKSIPQVANGLGISILSTPKGVMADHQAREENVGGEILCQIF; this comes from the coding sequence ATGTCTTTGAGTGATCCCCTCGGCGATATGCTGACCCGCATCCGCAACGCCTATGGCCGCAGGAAGTCGAAGGTGTCGACGCCCGCGTCCACGCTGCGCGCCCGCGTTCTGGAGGTGATGAAGTCGGAAGGCTACATCCGCGACTTCAGCCAGACCGACTTCGACAACGGCAAGTCCGAGATCGAAATCGAGCTGAAATATGCGGAAGGCCAGCCGGTCATCCGCGAGATCGCCCGCGTGTCGAAGCCCGGTCGCCGCGTCTACGTCTCGGTGAAGTCGATCCCGCAGGTCGCCAACGGCCTTGGCATCTCGATCCTTTCGACGCCGAAGGGCGTGATGGCCGACCACCAGGCCCGCGAAGAGAACGTCGGCGGCGAAATCCTCTGCCAGATCTTCTGA
- the rplX gene encoding 50S ribosomal protein L24 — translation MQKIRKGDKVVVLAGKDKGRTGEVIRMMPKDDQAIVRGINMVRRHQRQTQSQEGGIISKEAPIHVSNIAVADPKDGKPTRVGFEVKDGKKVRVAKRSGATIDG, via the coding sequence ATGCAGAAGATCCGCAAGGGCGACAAGGTCGTCGTGCTCGCCGGCAAGGACAAGGGCCGCACGGGCGAAGTGATCCGCATGATGCCGAAGGACGATCAGGCGATCGTGCGCGGCATCAACATGGTCCGCCGTCATCAGCGCCAGACGCAGTCGCAGGAAGGCGGCATCATTTCCAAGGAAGCGCCGATCCACGTTTCGAACATCGCCGTCGCCGACCCCAAGGACGGCAAGCCGACCCGCGTCGGCTTCGAGGTGAAGGACGGCAAGAAGGTGCGCGTGGCGAAGCGCTCGGGAGCAACGATCGATGGCTAA
- the rplF gene encoding 50S ribosomal protein L6: MSRIGKKPVALPQGVTASVNGQTVSAKGPKGELRFVVNDEVLVKLDDGQIAVEPRDQTKVARSKWGMSRTMIVNILNGVKDGFEKRLEITGVGYRAAMQGKNLHLSLGFSHEVVYQTPEGITISTPKPTEIVVAGIDKQQVGQVAAEIREYRGPEPYKGKGVRYAGEKIVRKEGKKK; the protein is encoded by the coding sequence ATGTCTCGTATCGGAAAGAAACCCGTTGCACTCCCGCAGGGCGTGACCGCGTCGGTCAACGGCCAGACGGTGAGCGCGAAGGGCCCCAAGGGCGAATTGCGGTTCGTCGTCAACGACGAGGTCTTGGTCAAGCTGGATGACGGCCAGATCGCCGTAGAGCCGCGCGATCAGACCAAGGTCGCGCGCTCGAAGTGGGGCATGTCGCGCACGATGATCGTCAACATCCTGAACGGCGTGAAGGATGGTTTCGAGAAGCGTCTCGAGATCACCGGCGTCGGCTACCGCGCGGCCATGCAGGGCAAGAACCTGCATCTTTCGCTCGGTTTCAGCCACGAGGTGGTCTACCAGACGCCCGAGGGTATCACGATTTCGACGCCGAAGCCGACGGAAATCGTCGTCGCCGGCATCGACAAGCAGCAGGTCGGCCAGGTGGCGGCGGAGATCCGCGAGTATCGCGGACCCGAGCCGTACAAGGGCAAGGGCGTGCGCTACGCGGGCGAGAAGATCGTCCGCAAGGAAGGCAAGAAGAAGTAG
- the rpsE gene encoding 30S ribosomal protein S5: protein MAQERREGGRDRERSRDREEKDSEFVDKLVHINRVAKVVKGGRRFGFAALVVVGDQKGRVGFGHGKAREVPEAIRKATEAAKREMIFVPLRSGRTLHHDVAGRHGAGKVLLRAAKPGTGIIAGGPMRAVFETLGMHDVVAKSMGSSNPYNMVRATFDALKNQVHPKDIAAQRGIKYSALQARRGTAAGEE, encoded by the coding sequence ATGGCACAAGAACGTCGGGAAGGCGGTCGCGATCGCGAACGCAGCCGTGACCGTGAGGAAAAGGACAGCGAGTTCGTCGACAAGCTGGTCCATATCAACCGCGTCGCCAAGGTGGTGAAGGGCGGCCGTCGCTTCGGCTTCGCAGCCCTCGTCGTCGTCGGCGACCAGAAGGGCCGCGTCGGCTTCGGCCACGGCAAGGCGCGCGAAGTGCCGGAGGCGATCCGCAAGGCGACCGAGGCCGCCAAGCGCGAGATGATCTTCGTGCCGCTGCGCTCCGGCCGCACCCTGCATCACGACGTGGCCGGCCGCCACGGCGCAGGCAAGGTTCTCCTTCGCGCCGCCAAGCCCGGCACGGGCATCATCGCGGGCGGCCCGATGCGCGCCGTGTTCGAGACCCTCGGCATGCACGACGTCGTCGCCAAGTCGATGGGGTCGTCGAACCCCTACAACATGGTGCGTGCCACCTTCGACGCCCTGAAGAACCAGGTGCATCCGAAGGACATCGCCGCGCAGCGCGGCATCAAGTATTCCGCCCTCCAGGCGCGCCGCGGCACTGCCGCCGGCGAAGAGTAA
- the rpsS gene encoding 30S ribosomal protein S19, translating to MTRSVWKGPFVDGYLLKKADKARDGGRAEVIKMWSRRSTILPQFVGLTFGVYNGQKHVPVSVNEDMVGHKFGEFAPSRTYYGHGADKKAKRK from the coding sequence GTGACCCGTTCAGTCTGGAAAGGTCCGTTCGTCGACGGCTACCTGCTCAAGAAAGCCGACAAGGCTCGCGACGGCGGCCGCGCCGAGGTGATCAAGATGTGGTCCCGGCGTTCCACCATCCTGCCGCAGTTCGTCGGCCTGACCTTCGGCGTCTACAACGGCCAGAAGCATGTCCCGGTCTCGGTGAACGAAGACATGGTCGGCCACAAGTTCGGTGAGTTCGCTCCGAGCCGTACCTATTACGGCCATGGCGCGGACAAGAAGGCGAAGAGGAAGTAA